The following are from one region of the Nitrospirota bacterium genome:
- a CDS encoding phage major capsid protein gives MQEEMNKVWHDMKKMVERQETEIKQLGSAAPETKAAIDAMNTRLDEIETKLNRPGTGGSQSQDNAGVAAREAKAAFMKWCKKGILTPEESKALSVSDDTTGGYLAPSEYVNEILKSIVEFSPVRSIARVRTTNQKSVQIPKRTGVFSAAWVSEVGTKSETTGLAYGVEEVPTHELFALVDISQQDLEDSAFNLESELSQEFVEQFGVAEGAAFVTGNAVGKPEGLLTYASVGETVSGAASAITLDGLISIFHDLKDSYARNSTWLLKRSSLKAIRQLKDANGQYLWQPAIANSSPATILDRPYVESIDMPTIAANAYPVLFGDFRRAYTIVDRVQITVQRDPYTQATTGKIRFIARKRVGGQVVMAEAVRKLKVSV, from the coding sequence ATGCAGGAAGAGATGAATAAAGTCTGGCACGACATGAAGAAGATGGTTGAGCGCCAGGAGACAGAGATTAAACAGCTTGGAAGTGCGGCGCCTGAAACAAAGGCTGCAATTGATGCCATGAATACCAGGCTTGATGAGATTGAGACAAAACTTAACAGACCTGGTACAGGAGGAAGCCAGTCGCAGGATAATGCGGGTGTGGCGGCACGTGAGGCCAAAGCGGCATTCATGAAGTGGTGCAAAAAAGGGATTCTCACCCCTGAAGAATCAAAAGCCCTCTCAGTCTCGGATGACACCACAGGCGGCTACCTTGCACCTTCAGAGTACGTGAATGAAATTCTCAAAAGCATCGTAGAGTTCTCCCCAGTAAGGTCTATAGCAAGGGTTCGTACAACAAACCAGAAGAGTGTTCAGATACCTAAGCGTACCGGCGTTTTCTCCGCTGCATGGGTCTCTGAGGTAGGAACAAAGAGTGAGACCACAGGGCTTGCTTATGGGGTTGAGGAAGTGCCTACACATGAACTTTTTGCACTGGTAGACATCAGCCAGCAAGACCTTGAGGATTCCGCCTTTAACCTTGAATCTGAGCTGTCTCAGGAGTTTGTGGAGCAGTTTGGAGTTGCAGAGGGGGCGGCATTCGTAACCGGTAACGCAGTAGGTAAGCCGGAAGGGCTGCTTACCTATGCCAGTGTAGGCGAGACCGTTAGCGGGGCTGCTTCTGCAATAACGTTAGATGGTCTGATAAGCATATTTCATGATCTGAAAGACTCTTATGCACGCAATTCCACATGGCTCTTAAAACGGTCTTCCCTGAAGGCGATTAGACAGCTCAAGGATGCAAATGGTCAATATCTCTGGCAGCCTGCAATAGCCAACAGCTCTCCGGCAACAATCCTTGACAGGCCGTATGTTGAATCAATAGATATGCCTACCATTGCAGCAAATGCCTATCCTGTCCTGTTCGGTGATTTCCGTAGGGCATATACGATAGTTGACAGGGTGCAGATAACAGTGCAGAGAGACCCTTATACTCAGGCAACTACCGGTAAAATCAGGTTCATCGCAAGAAAGCGTGTAGGTGGTCAGGTAGTCATGGCCGAGGCCGTAAGGAAACTCAAAGTCAGTGTTTAA
- a CDS encoding HK97 family phage prohead protease, translated as MNRKSFRLELKQIGDTGEFTGYAAVFGNEDFHGDVIEQGAFKRTIDHSGGKIPILWQHSSYEPIGIGLEMQEDATGLQVKAALNLDTIRGREAYSLLKQGALKGLSIGYDVVKDSWDNGKRILKELKLWEYSLVTFPANPMALISNVKSVDKQEIEKTIKTLQALLNEPDPADPGESHSSGKGTEGPGHNEPSDPDIFHSLEAMVHDMKQFTKTR; from the coding sequence ATGAACAGAAAATCTTTCCGGCTGGAGCTTAAACAGATTGGCGATACCGGAGAATTCACCGGATATGCCGCAGTATTCGGTAACGAAGACTTCCATGGAGATGTAATTGAGCAGGGTGCATTCAAACGCACCATAGACCACTCAGGCGGTAAGATTCCCATACTCTGGCAGCATAGCTCTTATGAACCAATTGGTATCGGACTTGAGATGCAGGAAGATGCTACCGGCCTACAGGTTAAGGCCGCACTCAATCTTGATACCATAAGAGGCAGAGAGGCATACAGCCTGCTGAAGCAAGGGGCACTCAAGGGGCTTTCCATCGGATATGATGTAGTCAAAGACAGTTGGGATAATGGAAAGAGAATCCTCAAAGAACTCAAGCTCTGGGAATACTCCCTTGTTACCTTCCCTGCAAACCCGATGGCATTAATCAGCAATGTAAAATCTGTTGATAAACAGGAAATAGAGAAAACAATAAAGACATTACAGGCCCTCCTTAACGAGCCTGATCCGGCTGACCCGGGGGAATCCCACTCATCCGGTAAAGGCACAGAAGGACCCGGCCACAATGAACCGAGTGACCCGGATATATTCCACTCACTTGAGGCAATGGTACACGACATGAAGCAATTTACTAAAACACGATAG